The Candidatus Nanosynbacter sp. HMT-352 genomic interval GCAAAAATACAGAGCCTACTTGCATCAAAATCTCAGCTCAACAGAAACTCTGATATAGCCAATAAAGCAAAGAATATCGTTTCTGAATCAAAACTCTATCAATATCAAAACCAGATTATCCAAGATTTAAATACGTATGCCGATCGTGCAGGCATTCCGATTAAATCTTTCACTTTTCAGAATGAGCCGGCAGCAGCTGCAGTAAAAACAGCGACACCCTCCGCTAAACAACCTTCTACAAATCCATCTGGAACAAAAAGCACTTTCGTATCAATTCAATTAGGTGATAGTATAGACTACACCAAATTCCTACACTTCCTTAACTTAATCGAAAAAAATGTCACCCGTATGCAGCTTTCAGGAGTATCGATTTCTAGAGGCGCAAATAAACACGAAATATCAATTCAAGCACTTGAGGTAAAGGTATACACACGATGAGCCCATCAATATCAGAACAACTTGAACCAATCATAAAATCATTATCCAAATTCCTATGGCGATTTCATGTGATGCTATATAGCATAATAGTTATCGGAGGCGTAGCGATTTCGATATTTCTTTTGAGTGGACTTTTAGCAATTCCCACCGAAGAGCCTCAAATTGCATCGATAAGCTTCGACAAGGAAACCATGAAAGCAATTAAAGACTTCCGCCCCTCAACCTCAGCAAATGACTCATTTAGTCTGCCGGCTGGTCGCTCCAATCCGTTTGCCGAATAAAACACAACCGTTTATAATATAGTTATGCTTATATCTGCAGATCGCTTCCTTAATATTCCTGTCATGAGCCTTCAAACAGGCTCCGAACTGGCACGAACATCGCGGGAAATTATCGATCCGAAAAATTTGTCTATAATCGCATACGAACTTGAAGGACAACTTTTAGACCAGCGACCTAGTTTACTTCGTATTGACGATGTCAGGGAGATTGGGCCACTCGGTATGATTATCGATTCAACCGATGAAATTATCGGGATTGATGACGTAATTACTATAAAAGAAATTTATGACATCAATTTTGCATTAAAAGACAAGTTGGTTATTGATGAGAAAAATAAGAAAATCGGAAAAGTTATCGGATACACATTGGCGGCTGGGAATTTTATTATACAACAACTCCGAATTCGGCGACCGTTCCTGAAAAGTTTTGGCGACACAGAGCTACTTATTCATCGTTCTCAGATTATAAAAGTAACCGACGATAAAATAATTGTAAAATCAGCAACTATCTCACACGTAGCCGAAAAAACACCTATTTCGCAGATAAATTCATACGAAAATCCATTCCGTAAGCAGCCTCGTCCACAACCAGAATCTACAAAAGTTGATTAATCTTTTGGGTTTTCAAGAGCCTTCTTAATGTCGTCGTAAGAAAAACCCTGCCTAGCCAAATATTGCATAAACTTCTGTTGGTCGCTATATCGATAACGTTTTTTAGCAATAATCTTCCGCAATTCCTCGCCATCAGAGCGAATATTCTCTTTAACTAACGACTCAATCGTTGTATTATCAATTCCTTTTTGCGCCAGTTCCAATTTTAAACGGCGAATACTGGCACCTTTTTTCACGAACCGCTGCTCAAACCAAAATCGAGCAAATTTTTCATCGTCCAAATATTTTTTCTCAATAAGACGATCTAAGACGCTCTCAGTAATCTCCGGCTTTATTCCAGGACGTTCAATAATTTTTCCAGTTTTCGCTGAACGTCGACGAGTGGCTAGCGTTTTCCGACGCAGGTAATCACGTACTTCTTTGATGGCTCGCGGACGTATTAAACAGTATTCTATAGACCTGGCATATAACTTGCCAAACTGGCTATCGTCTTCTAGTTTCGAAATTTCCTCTTCCGTATATTCGCGACCAATCTTAATGCCTAGTTCGCCGACCTGAAATACGTCCAAGCTAAAACGATATTTCCCGTCAACACTTACATTGACACGATTTTTATCACGAGCCTGAAGAGAAATATCGGTGATTTTCATCTATATATGAATTAACTTTCCGCTTCCTTCACTTTATCACGCACTTTCTGATCAATTTCCGCCAGAACCTCAGGATTTTCCTTCAAATAAGTCTTCGTCTTATCACGCCCCTGACCAATCGTTTCGCCGTTATATTTATAAAACGCACCCGACTTTTCAACTATACCGTGCGTTGCCGCCAAGTCCAAAATATCGCCAGTTTTACTAATTCCCTCGTTGTACATAATGTCAAATTCAGCCACACGGAACGGCGGTGCAATCTTATTTTTCACAACCTTAATTTTTGTGCGGTTACCAATAATATCATCGCCAACTTTGATCTGACCAATTCGACGAATATCAATTCGCTGTGACGCATAAAACTTCAACGCATTACCGCCAGTTGTCGTTTCAGGATTGCCAAACATCACGCCAATTTTCATACGAATCTGATTGATAAAGATCACCGTAGCTTTTGACTTATTAATAATTCCCGTCAATTTACGTAGAGCCTGACTCATCAATCGAGCCTGAAGACCCATATGAGAGTCACCCATATCGCCATCAATTTCAGCCTGTGGCGTCAAGGCAGCTACCGAGTCAACTATCACCAAATCCACCGCGTTAGAACGAACCAACGTCTCCGTAATTTCCAATGCCTGCTCGCCGTTATCTGGCTGAGAAACCAACAAATTTTCCGTGTCCACGCCCAGACGCTTAGCGTATGCTGGATCAAGCGCGTGCTCGGCGTCAATAAACGCTGCTGTTCCACCCTGCTTCTGAATTTCTGCAATAGCGTGAAGCGTCAATGTTGTCTTACCCGAGCTTTCTGGACCATAGATTTCTATGATACGACCTTTTGGATATCCGCCACCAAGCGCTAAATCTAAACTCAAAGCACCAGAAGGAATTACTTCAACATCGACTTTATGAGCCTCGCCCAATTTCATAATTGATCCGTCACCAAACTGCTTGGTAATTTGATCCATTGCTAGACCAAGTGCCTTAAGCTTACCTTCATCAATTTTTTTATCTGATGCCTGACTTGATTTTTCTGGATTTACTGTTTTACTGTCTGATTTTGCCATAGCATTCCCTCCTTAGTTACTTCCTTTATTATACCGATTTGTCGCGAGATTTGCTATAATTACATTCATGGATAAGCGAAACGGTTTCACTATTATTGAACTTTTGGTTGTAGCGACTTTCTTAATTATTATCGCAATCTTAGGTTTTTCACAATATACAAAATTGACCAACGAATCAAATAACGCCAAAAAACGCACTGCGATTAATGCTATGCATTATAGCCTGGAAGAAGGTTTTTACGTTAAAAATGGCTATTACCCAGAGAAATTAGAAGAAGGCACGCTTCCGACTATGGATCCCGCGTTGTTAAAAGATCCGCAAGGTAAGAAAATTGGAGATAAAGACAGCAGTTATCGCTACGAATCTTCAAATTGCAATGACGGAAAATGTAAGTCATACAAACTCATTGCGACGCTTGTCAATGAAGACGACTACATAAAAGAAAGTCGCCACAAATAATTATCTAATCACCACAAACAGGGCGACCATTCTTGAAGTCTTCAATAGCATTGTTGATTATAGCAATTTGCTTTCGCGGATTTGCCACAAAATGGAATATATATGTCGTTTCTTCACCTTCGGTACTGAGGCGAATCGTACCGTAATTGAAAAGAGTCTGAATAATGCCTGATTGACGGAAGCTTGCATCTTCAATACTACCTAAACTCACCGTCTGTTCGTGCCGATAAAATAAACTACCCTGAATTTCCTGAATCACACTTTCATTCGTCATGTAAAAATGGTTCTGCAAATATATCCACAAGGATACCGCACCACCAAGCGATACCAGTCCAATAAGCAACATTGCCACACCAAATACATCAGTTAGCGAAGGCATAGGCGAAATAATTGCGTCACGAACAATTGACGGATAAAACACCATGATCATTACTACCAAGAAAACTGAGATGCTCGTCGGAATCAGCATACCAATTGGATGACGTTTAATGTCTAAAATAATATATTCACCTTCGCTCAAATTGAGGTTTGGATATTGTCGAACTGACTTTTCATGCTTTTGCTTTAGGTTGTCACTAATAGTAAACGGCTTTCGGTCAATATCTCGCGCAACATGTACGACTTGCGGTTCATTGGCATATTGACTACGTAATCGTGGGTCAAAATTCTCCCCATCAATAATTTCCGGCCTTGCCGTCACATAGGAATTTGTCTGCGCCACAACCGGAGCTGGACGACCAGTCTGTGGTGGATGGTGGTACAGTGGTTGACCATCAGCATCATACGCAACAGGCTGCGTTAAATCTTCTGACGAGGATGTTTGTGGATTCATGCATATATTATAACACGACAGGATTTAAGATAGTCTTGTTTTTTGGCGATAAACTTTTATAGCTATTGTCGTCACACTGATTACAGCCATTCCAATAGCTGCGGCAACACCAAACCATGACAATCCACTCTTGCCCTCATTATTATCCTTAGACTTCTTCCGAGCCTCCTCCGATTTCACCTCGTTCACACCACTACTCTCCTGAAGTTTTACTCCTTTTCTATCAGAATCTATGATAGCTACTTTCTTGTTATTGTCACCGTTTACTTTATTACTCGAAGACACGTCAACAGGTTTACGATTTGTATTTTCTTTTTTACTATCATATTTCTTTGCTTGGTTCTTTTCATACTCTAACATCTGATAATATCCATATTCCTCCAAATATCCCGGATCAGAATCACAAGCATCACCAATTCCATCCTTGTCATAATCCGCTTGATCTGGATTCGCCACATCTGGACAATTATCAAATTCCCGTTCGTGTTCATCGCCGTCATCGCTAACCGTCAAAGTCGTCGTTGCTACGTTCGTCAATCCAGAATTGTCAGTCACCCTAAGTGTTAACAACCCAGAAAATTCCTTAGTAAACGTATAATTGACAAAAGGCTTATCCGTCG includes:
- a CDS encoding PRC-barrel domain-containing protein; its protein translation is MLISADRFLNIPVMSLQTGSELARTSREIIDPKNLSIIAYELEGQLLDQRPSLLRIDDVREIGPLGMIIDSTDEIIGIDDVITIKEIYDINFALKDKLVIDEKNKKIGKVIGYTLAAGNFIIQQLRIRRPFLKSFGDTELLIHRSQIIKVTDDKIIVKSATISHVAEKTPISQINSYENPFRKQPRPQPESTKVD
- a CDS encoding regulatory protein RecX is translated as MKITDISLQARDKNRVNVSVDGKYRFSLDVFQVGELGIKIGREYTEEEISKLEDDSQFGKLYARSIEYCLIRPRAIKEVRDYLRRKTLATRRRSAKTGKIIERPGIKPEITESVLDRLIEKKYLDDEKFARFWFEQRFVKKGASIRRLKLELAQKGIDNTTIESLVKENIRSDGEELRKIIAKKRYRYSDQQKFMQYLARQGFSYDDIKKALENPKD
- the recA gene encoding recombinase RecA — protein: MAKSDSKTVNPEKSSQASDKKIDEGKLKALGLAMDQITKQFGDGSIMKLGEAHKVDVEVIPSGALSLDLALGGGYPKGRIIEIYGPESSGKTTLTLHAIAEIQKQGGTAAFIDAEHALDPAYAKRLGVDTENLLVSQPDNGEQALEITETLVRSNAVDLVIVDSVAALTPQAEIDGDMGDSHMGLQARLMSQALRKLTGIINKSKATVIFINQIRMKIGVMFGNPETTTGGNALKFYASQRIDIRRIGQIKVGDDIIGNRTKIKVVKNKIAPPFRVAEFDIMYNEGISKTGDILDLAATHGIVEKSGAFYKYNGETIGQGRDKTKTYLKENPEVLAEIDQKVRDKVKEAES
- a CDS encoding type II secretion system protein, encoding MDKRNGFTIIELLVVATFLIIIAILGFSQYTKLTNESNNAKKRTAINAMHYSLEEGFYVKNGYYPEKLEEGTLPTMDPALLKDPQGKKIGDKDSSYRYESSNCNDGKCKSYKLIATLVNEDDYIKESRHK
- a CDS encoding PH domain-containing protein, encoding MNPQTSSSEDLTQPVAYDADGQPLYHHPPQTGRPAPVVAQTNSYVTARPEIIDGENFDPRLRSQYANEPQVVHVARDIDRKPFTISDNLKQKHEKSVRQYPNLNLSEGEYIILDIKRHPIGMLIPTSISVFLVVMIMVFYPSIVRDAIISPMPSLTDVFGVAMLLIGLVSLGGAVSLWIYLQNHFYMTNESVIQEIQGSLFYRHEQTVSLGSIEDASFRQSGIIQTLFNYGTIRLSTEGEETTYIFHFVANPRKQIAIINNAIEDFKNGRPVCGD